A window of Enoplosus armatus isolate fEnoArm2 chromosome 3, fEnoArm2.hap1, whole genome shotgun sequence contains these coding sequences:
- the LOC139282977 gene encoding cell division control protein 42 homolog isoform X2, which translates to MQTIKCVVVGDGAVGKTCLLISYTTNKFPSEYVPTVFDNYAVTVMIGGEPYTLGLFDTAGQEDYDRLRPLSYPQTDVFLVCFSVVSPSSFENVKEKWVPEITHHCPKTPFLLVGTQIDLRDDPSTIEKLAKNKQKPITPETAEKLARDLKAVKYVECSALTQRGLKNVFDEAILAALEPPETQRKRKCCIF; encoded by the exons ATGCAGACCATCAAGTGTGTTGTAGTTGGGGACGGTGCTGTGGGTAAAACCTGCCTGCTCATCTCCTACACCACAAACAAGTTTCCCTCTGAATACGTACCTACG GTGTTTGATAACTATGCTGTGACTGTAATGATTGGAGGCGAGCCCTACACCCTGGGCTTGTTTGATACAGCAG GTCAGGAAGACTACGACAGGTTACGACCTCTGAGTTATCCCCAGACAGACGTGTTCCTTGTCTGTTTCTCCGTCgtgtccccctcctcctttgaAAACGTCAAAGAAAAG TGGGTTCCAGAGATCACCCACCACTGTCCAAAGACCCCCTTCCTGCTAGTTGGGACTCAGATTGACTTGCGGGATGACCCATCCACTATAGAGAAGCTGGCCAAGAACAAGCAGAAGCCCATCACTCCGGAGACAGCCGAGAAGCTGGCTAGAGACCTCAAGGCTGTGAAGTATGTGGAGTGCTCAGCCCTCACGCag CGAGGGCTGAAGAATGTATTTGACGAAGCTATCCTAGCTGCCCTAGAGCCACCTGAGacgcagagaaagaggaaatgctGTATATTTTAA
- the LOC139282977 gene encoding cell division control protein 42 homolog isoform X1 — protein MQTIKCVVVGDGAVGKTCLLISYTTNKFPSEYVPTVFDNYAVTVMIGGEPYTLGLFDTAGQEDYDRLRPLSYPQTDVFLVCFSVVSPSSFENVKEKWVPEITHHCPKTPFLLVGTQIDLRDDPSTIEKLAKNKQKPITPETAEKLARDLKAVKYVECSALTQKGLKNVFDEAILAALEPPEPKKKRKCVLL, from the exons ATGCAGACCATCAAGTGTGTTGTAGTTGGGGACGGTGCTGTGGGTAAAACCTGCCTGCTCATCTCCTACACCACAAACAAGTTTCCCTCTGAATACGTACCTACG GTGTTTGATAACTATGCTGTGACTGTAATGATTGGAGGCGAGCCCTACACCCTGGGCTTGTTTGATACAGCAG GTCAGGAAGACTACGACAGGTTACGACCTCTGAGTTATCCCCAGACAGACGTGTTCCTTGTCTGTTTCTCCGTCgtgtccccctcctcctttgaAAACGTCAAAGAAAAG TGGGTTCCAGAGATCACCCACCACTGTCCAAAGACCCCCTTCCTGCTAGTTGGGACTCAGATTGACTTGCGGGATGACCCATCCACTATAGAGAAGCTGGCCAAGAACAAGCAGAAGCCCATCACTCCGGAGACAGCCGAGAAGCTGGCTAGAGACCTCAAGGCTGTGAAGTATGTGGAGTGCTCAGCCCTCACGCag aAAGGCCTAAAGAATGTGTTTGATGAGGCGATATTGGCTGCATTGGAGCCCCCAGAGCCCAAGAAGAAACGCAAATGTGTGCTGCTATGA
- the snrpe gene encoding small nuclear ribonucleoprotein E produces the protein MAYRGQGQKVQKVMVQPINLIFRYLQNRSRIQVWLYEQVNMRIEGCIIGFDEYMNLVLDDAEEVHMKTKNRKPLGRIMLKGDNITLLQSVSN, from the exons ATGGCGTACAGAGGACAAGGACAGAAGGTCCAGAAGGTTATGGTGCAGCCCATT AACCTAATTTTCAGGTATCTACAGAAT CGCTCACGGATCCAGGTCTGGTTGTATGAGCAGGTGAACATGCGGATAGAGGGCTGCATTATT ggttttGATGAGTACATGAACCTGGTTCTAGATGATGCTGAGGAGGTCCACATGAAGACAAAGAACAGAAAGCCGCTGG GGAGGATCATGTTGAAAGGAGACAACATTACCTTGCTGCAGAGTGTGTCTAACTAG